In Vallicoccus soli, the following are encoded in one genomic region:
- a CDS encoding DUF4383 domain-containing protein has protein sequence MSTPRGTAPAGRTVPQLVALVVGAAYLLAGLAGFLVTGFDDWLGTNPDETLLGFGVNPLHNVVHLVIGAAGIALARTTATARTFGWLLVVGYGATFVYGLFAAEDDDVDILNINWADNWLHLASVLAGLVAALYPVRHRRRA, from the coding sequence GTGAGCACCCCCCGTGGCACCGCCCCCGCCGGCCGCACCGTCCCGCAGCTCGTCGCGCTGGTCGTGGGCGCGGCGTACCTGCTCGCCGGGCTCGCCGGCTTCCTCGTGACCGGCTTCGACGACTGGCTGGGCACCAACCCGGACGAGACGCTGCTCGGCTTCGGCGTCAACCCGCTGCACAACGTCGTGCACCTCGTCATCGGCGCCGCCGGCATCGCCCTGGCGCGCACGACGGCGACGGCCCGCACCTTCGGCTGGCTGCTCGTCGTGGGCTACGGGGCGACCTTCGTGTACGGCCTCTTCGCCGCCGAGGACGACGACGTCGACATCCTCAACATCAACTGGGCCGACAACTGGCTGCACCTGGCCAGCGTGCTCGCCGGGCTGGTGGCCGCGCTGTACCCGGTCCGCCACCGCCGCCGCGCCTGA
- a CDS encoding Vms1/Ankzf1 family peptidyl-tRNA hydrolase, with protein MRLGALSDVYAAAGPVATVVLETSRDSATGAHEVELRWRALREQLAGAGAPDAVLEAAEALALEVQREGGAASRVLVVGAEGDVRLDETVPARLDDTATWGELPALMPFLVHRAREVSAVVVLTDRTGADIRVRAPRSALDGKEVTLDSGRYPIHKTGIGGWAALRYEHSTENAWDQSAKDVAQQVDELVALTGAELVAVGGDVRAVQLLEEHLGQRAGAALRHLEHATRGAELDDQRFEESLQALLQDSGASRDSEVLHRFVELRERHDRATEGLAAVVEALRQAQVDTLVLTEESRDEHLAVFGPAPTDLALEAGELTALGEQDLRRAPVLDVLLRAAAGTDARLLVTDEARLALGGAPAALLRWA; from the coding sequence ATGCGCCTCGGCGCCCTGTCCGACGTCTACGCCGCCGCAGGCCCGGTCGCGACGGTCGTCCTCGAGACGAGCCGGGACAGCGCGACCGGCGCCCACGAGGTCGAGCTGCGGTGGCGCGCCCTGCGCGAGCAGCTGGCCGGCGCCGGCGCGCCCGACGCCGTCCTCGAGGCCGCCGAGGCCCTCGCCCTGGAGGTGCAGCGCGAGGGCGGGGCGGCGAGCCGCGTGCTCGTGGTCGGCGCCGAGGGGGACGTCCGGCTCGACGAGACCGTGCCCGCGCGGCTGGACGACACCGCCACCTGGGGCGAGCTGCCGGCGCTCATGCCGTTCCTCGTGCACCGCGCCCGCGAGGTGTCCGCGGTCGTCGTGCTCACCGACCGCACGGGGGCGGACATCCGCGTCCGGGCGCCGCGCAGCGCCCTGGACGGCAAGGAGGTGACGCTGGACAGCGGTCGCTACCCGATCCACAAGACCGGCATCGGCGGCTGGGCCGCGCTGCGCTACGAGCACAGCACCGAGAACGCCTGGGACCAGTCCGCCAAGGACGTCGCCCAGCAGGTCGACGAGCTGGTCGCCCTGACCGGCGCCGAGCTCGTCGCCGTCGGCGGCGACGTGCGGGCCGTGCAGCTGCTCGAGGAGCACCTCGGCCAGCGCGCCGGCGCCGCGCTGCGCCACCTCGAGCACGCCACCCGCGGCGCGGAGCTCGACGACCAGCGCTTCGAGGAGTCGCTGCAGGCGCTCCTGCAGGACTCCGGGGCCTCCCGGGACAGCGAGGTGCTGCACCGCTTCGTCGAGCTGCGCGAGCGGCACGACCGGGCCACCGAGGGGCTCGCCGCCGTCGTCGAGGCGCTGCGCCAGGCCCAGGTGGACACCCTCGTGCTGACCGAGGAGTCCCGCGACGAGCACCTGGCCGTGTTCGGGCCCGCGCCGACGGACCTCGCGCTCGAGGCGGGCGAGCTCACCGCGCTCGGCGAGCAGGACCTGCGCCGCGCCCCCGTCCTCGACGTCCTGCTGCGCGCGGCCGCGGGCACCGACGCGCGGCTCCTCGTCACCGACGAGGCGCGGCTCGCCCTCGGCGGGGCCCCCGCCGCCCTGCTGCGCTGGGCCTGA
- a CDS encoding DUF1360 domain-containing protein, with protein sequence MSEARTEASTEASTATSALGARLRAAGEAYSPDEERPLRGYVGAMAAYAGLVAAVAAATRSRGLPERISPWDVLLLSVATHRLARTISKDAVASPLRAPFTRYRGAAAPSELAEEVRDDGPVRHAVGELLTCPFCLAQWVATGFTAGHLLAPRGTRAVAATLTAVAGADFLQYAYAKAQASAH encoded by the coding sequence ATGAGCGAGGCCAGGACCGAGGCCAGCACCGAGGCCAGCACCGCGACGAGCGCGCTCGGCGCGCGGCTGCGGGCGGCGGGCGAGGCGTACTCCCCGGACGAGGAGCGGCCCCTGCGCGGCTACGTCGGGGCGATGGCGGCGTACGCCGGCCTGGTCGCCGCGGTGGCCGCCGCCACCCGGAGCCGCGGCCTGCCCGAGCGGATCAGCCCCTGGGACGTGCTCCTGCTGTCGGTGGCCACCCACCGCCTCGCGCGCACCATCAGCAAGGACGCCGTGGCCAGCCCGCTGCGCGCCCCCTTCACCCGCTACCGCGGCGCCGCCGCGCCCTCCGAGCTCGCGGAGGAGGTGCGCGACGACGGACCGGTGCGCCACGCGGTCGGCGAGCTCCTGACCTGCCCCTTCTGCCTCGCCCAGTGGGTCGCCACGGGCTTCACCGCGGGGCACCTGCTCGCCCCCCGCGGCACGCGGGCCGTGGCCGCCACGCTGACCGCCGTCGCCGGCGCGGACTTCCTGCAGTACGCGTACGCGAAGGCGCAGGCCTCCGCGCACTGA
- a CDS encoding glycosyltransferase, whose amino-acid sequence MRIAMVSEHASPLAAIGGVDAGGQNVHVAALSAALARQGHEVVVHTRRDDPSLPQRVEVEPGFVVDHVDAGPPVPLPKDELLAWMPDFGHELARRWGAERPDIAHAHFWMSGLASLIARRATGVPVVQTFHALGVVKRRHQGAADTSPPERVRLEKAIARDVDRIVATCTDELSELVRLGADRRDVAIIPCGVDIDQFTESGPVAERGERTRILTVGRLVQRKGVDTAIAALAAVPDAELVVAGGPDAAHLGEDPEARRLRALAERRGVSDRVLMVGQVGREEMPALLRSADVVVCVPWYEPFGIVPLEAMACRRPVVASAVGGMLDTIADDITGLLVPPRRPDRLGATLRRLLADPFRLEAYGQAGIDRARSRYSWERIATETARVYGEVLSPRTVSPVAEVEDGQDGDVVDLRGLEGERAAGVVR is encoded by the coding sequence ATGAGGATCGCGATGGTGTCCGAGCACGCGAGCCCGCTGGCGGCGATCGGCGGCGTCGACGCGGGCGGGCAGAACGTGCACGTCGCGGCGCTGTCCGCCGCGCTGGCCCGCCAGGGGCACGAGGTGGTCGTGCACACCCGCCGCGACGACCCCTCGCTGCCGCAGCGGGTCGAGGTGGAGCCGGGCTTCGTCGTGGACCACGTGGACGCCGGCCCGCCGGTGCCGCTGCCCAAGGACGAGCTGCTGGCGTGGATGCCCGACTTCGGGCACGAGCTGGCCCGGCGCTGGGGGGCCGAGCGCCCCGACATCGCCCACGCGCACTTCTGGATGTCCGGCCTCGCCTCGCTCATCGCGCGGCGCGCGACCGGGGTGCCCGTCGTGCAGACCTTCCACGCCCTGGGCGTGGTCAAGCGGCGGCACCAGGGGGCGGCCGACACCAGCCCGCCGGAGCGGGTCCGCCTGGAGAAGGCGATCGCCCGCGACGTGGACCGGATCGTCGCGACCTGCACCGACGAGCTGTCCGAGCTCGTCCGGCTCGGCGCGGACCGGCGCGACGTGGCGATCATCCCCTGCGGCGTGGACATCGACCAGTTCACCGAGTCGGGCCCGGTGGCCGAGCGCGGCGAGCGCACCCGCATCCTCACCGTGGGTCGCCTCGTGCAGCGCAAGGGCGTCGACACGGCCATCGCGGCGCTGGCCGCGGTGCCGGACGCCGAGCTCGTCGTGGCCGGCGGCCCCGACGCCGCCCACCTCGGCGAGGACCCGGAGGCGCGGCGCCTGCGCGCGCTCGCCGAGCGCCGGGGCGTCTCGGACCGCGTGCTCATGGTGGGGCAGGTCGGGCGCGAGGAGATGCCGGCCCTCCTGCGCTCGGCCGACGTCGTCGTCTGCGTCCCCTGGTACGAGCCCTTCGGCATCGTGCCGCTGGAGGCCATGGCCTGCCGGCGCCCGGTGGTCGCCTCGGCCGTCGGCGGGATGCTCGACACGATCGCCGACGACATCACGGGGCTGCTGGTCCCGCCGCGCCGCCCGGACCGCCTCGGCGCCACGCTGCGGCGCCTGCTCGCGGACCCGTTCCGCCTCGAGGCGTACGGCCAGGCCGGGATCGACCGCGCCCGCTCGCGCTACTCGTGGGAGCGGATCGCGACGGAGACGGCACGGGTGTACGGCGAGGTGCTGTCGCCCCGTACGGTCTCCCCCGTGGCGGAGGTCGAGGACGGTCAGGACGGGGACGTGGTGGACCTGCGCGGGCTGGAGGGCGAGCGCGCCGCCGGGGTGGTCCGGTGA
- a CDS encoding DUF2795 domain-containing protein, with translation MERGSDKHSARQDDALAHETEGLVRAGRSTHAEEWKDPEPSGEDQPDVDLVPDGTLTGGTPEGMTPEDVERRSALAQALGRHLWPATREEVVSAAQQGQAPGVVLTDLARLPGGREYQNVQEVWEAIGGGVETHRA, from the coding sequence GTGGAGCGGGGCAGCGACAAGCACAGCGCCCGTCAGGACGACGCCCTGGCGCACGAGACCGAGGGCCTCGTGCGGGCCGGGCGCTCGACGCACGCCGAGGAGTGGAAGGACCCCGAGCCCTCGGGCGAGGACCAGCCCGACGTCGACCTCGTGCCGGACGGCACCCTCACCGGCGGCACCCCCGAGGGCATGACGCCCGAGGACGTCGAGCGGCGCAGCGCGCTGGCCCAGGCGCTGGGCCGGCACCTCTGGCCGGCGACGCGCGAGGAGGTCGTCAGCGCGGCCCAGCAGGGCCAGGCCCCCGGCGTGGTGCTCACCGACCTCGCGCGCCTGCCCGGCGGCCGCGAGTACCAGAACGTGCAGGAGGTCTGGGAGGCGATCGGCGGCGGCGTGGAGACGCACCGCGCCTGA
- a CDS encoding aldehyde dehydrogenase family protein encodes MPEQPTAPLRPVDPATGEPLPEVAVTGAPEVRAAVAAARAAAPGWRRTPPAERAAALRRVADRVREQADELARWTTREMGKPLGDARGGVEAAIGTIEQYAQLGPVHRGRSLLGAPGATDLMVPEPRGVVGVITPWNDPVAVAAGLLAAALVTGNTVVHKPSERTTSTGLALAACFAAELPADVLRVVTGDGATGAALASADLDLVAHVGSTATGRSIARAAAATGAAVLLENGGNDPLVVDAGVDPAWAAEQAALGSFANAGQICTSVERIYVHADVADAFLDELAARARDAVVGPGLDPATTVGPLVDARHREGVHRHVEDALERGAKALVGGELPHGEGAYYPPTVLVGCTPEMLVMREETFGPVAPVQVVPSFDAALEAACEGPYGLAAVILTADMEHAQRAWRELPVGTVKVNAAFGGAPGGAAQPRGASGAGFGYGPELLDEMTTTKVVHVEPAPAPRG; translated from the coding sequence GTGCCCGAGCAGCCCACCGCCCCCCTGCGCCCCGTCGACCCCGCGACGGGGGAGCCGCTGCCGGAGGTGGCCGTCACCGGCGCGCCGGAGGTCCGGGCCGCCGTCGCCGCGGCCCGTGCGGCAGCCCCGGGCTGGCGCCGCACGCCCCCCGCCGAGCGCGCGGCGGCGCTGCGGCGGGTCGCCGACCGGGTCCGCGAGCAGGCCGACGAGCTGGCGCGCTGGACCACCCGCGAGATGGGCAAGCCGCTGGGCGACGCCCGCGGCGGGGTCGAGGCCGCGATCGGCACCATCGAGCAGTACGCCCAGCTCGGCCCGGTGCACCGCGGCCGCTCCCTGCTCGGGGCGCCGGGCGCCACCGACCTCATGGTCCCCGAGCCGCGCGGCGTCGTCGGGGTCATCACGCCGTGGAACGACCCGGTGGCCGTGGCCGCCGGGCTGCTCGCCGCGGCGCTCGTCACCGGCAACACCGTGGTGCACAAGCCCAGCGAGCGCACGACCTCCACCGGCCTCGCCCTCGCCGCGTGCTTCGCCGCGGAGCTGCCGGCCGACGTCCTGCGCGTCGTCACCGGCGACGGCGCCACCGGCGCGGCGCTGGCCTCGGCCGACCTCGACCTCGTGGCCCACGTCGGCTCGACCGCGACCGGGCGCAGCATCGCCCGGGCCGCCGCCGCCACCGGCGCGGCCGTGCTGCTCGAGAACGGCGGCAACGACCCGCTCGTCGTGGACGCCGGGGTCGACCCCGCGTGGGCCGCGGAGCAGGCGGCGCTGGGCTCCTTCGCCAACGCCGGGCAGATCTGCACGTCCGTCGAGCGGATCTACGTCCACGCCGACGTCGCCGACGCGTTCCTCGACGAGCTGGCGGCGCGGGCGCGCGACGCCGTCGTGGGTCCCGGCCTCGACCCGGCGACGACGGTGGGCCCGCTCGTCGACGCCCGGCACCGCGAGGGCGTGCACCGCCACGTGGAGGACGCGCTGGAGCGCGGCGCCAAGGCCCTGGTCGGCGGGGAGCTGCCCCACGGGGAGGGGGCGTACTACCCGCCCACCGTGCTGGTCGGCTGCACGCCCGAGATGCTCGTCATGCGGGAGGAGACCTTCGGCCCGGTCGCGCCGGTGCAGGTCGTCCCGTCGTTCGACGCGGCGCTCGAGGCGGCCTGCGAGGGCCCGTACGGCCTGGCCGCCGTCATCCTCACCGCGGACATGGAGCACGCCCAGCGGGCGTGGCGGGAGCTGCCGGTCGGGACCGTCAAGGTCAACGCGGCGTTCGGCGGGGCCCCGGGCGGCGCCGCGCAGCCGCGGGGCGCGAGCGGCGCGGGCTTCGGCTACGGCCCGGAGCTGCTCGACGAGATGACGACGACCAAGGTCGTCCACGTCGAGCCGGCGCCCGCGCCGCGCGGCTGA
- a CDS encoding glycosyltransferase family 9 protein, with product MRRGHVLVVRLDNDGDVLLSGPAVRAVAAASDRVTLVCGPRGRQAAALLPGVDDVLVWDAPWVGYAPDPLDPDDVLDVVARLRALDADEAVVLTSFHQSPLPMALLLRMAGVRRLAATSVDYPGSLLDVRHRVDDTWHEVEKALSLTTAAGFPLPPGDDGRLAVRHPLPDVRHLVGEGSFVVLHPAASVPARAPSPDVARSLAGALTAAGHRVVVTGAPSEAGLTAHVAGGRCLDLGGRTGYPELAAVLAAADAVVVGNTGPAHLAAAVRTPVVSLFAPVVDPGAWGPYGVPTVVLGDLAAPCRGTRARTCPVPGHPCLDSLTPEEVLAAVAQLTDGRAAGAAPAPRPRDAREVPA from the coding sequence GTGAGGCGCGGCCACGTCCTCGTCGTCCGCCTCGACAACGACGGCGACGTCCTCCTGTCCGGACCGGCCGTGCGGGCGGTGGCCGCCGCGTCCGACCGCGTGACCCTCGTCTGCGGGCCGCGCGGGCGCCAGGCGGCGGCCCTCCTGCCGGGCGTGGACGACGTCCTCGTGTGGGACGCGCCCTGGGTCGGCTACGCACCCGACCCCCTCGACCCCGACGACGTGCTCGACGTGGTGGCGCGCCTGCGGGCGCTCGACGCCGACGAGGCCGTGGTCCTCACCTCCTTCCACCAGTCGCCCCTGCCGATGGCGCTGCTGCTGCGCATGGCCGGCGTCCGCCGCCTCGCCGCGACCAGCGTCGACTACCCCGGGTCGCTGCTCGACGTGCGGCACCGCGTCGACGACACGTGGCACGAGGTCGAGAAAGCGCTGTCCCTCACCACGGCGGCCGGCTTCCCGCTGCCGCCCGGCGACGACGGTCGCCTGGCCGTGCGGCACCCGCTCCCCGACGTGCGGCACCTGGTCGGCGAGGGGTCGTTCGTCGTGCTGCACCCCGCGGCGTCGGTGCCGGCGCGCGCGCCGAGCCCCGACGTGGCCCGCTCCCTCGCCGGGGCGCTCACCGCGGCCGGGCACCGCGTGGTCGTCACCGGCGCGCCGTCCGAGGCGGGCCTGACCGCCCACGTGGCCGGGGGCCGCTGCCTCGACCTCGGCGGCAGGACGGGCTACCCGGAGCTCGCGGCGGTGCTCGCCGCCGCCGACGCCGTCGTCGTCGGCAACACGGGGCCGGCGCACCTGGCCGCCGCCGTCCGCACACCCGTCGTCTCGCTGTTCGCCCCAGTGGTCGACCCCGGCGCCTGGGGCCCGTACGGCGTCCCGACCGTCGTCCTCGGCGACCTCGCCGCGCCGTGCCGCGGCACCCGCGCCCGCACCTGCCCCGTCCCGGGCCACCCCTGCCTCGACTCCCTGACCCCCGAGGAGGTCCTCGCCGCCGTGGCGCAGCTGACCGACGGGCGCGCCGCAGGCGCCGCCCCCGCCCCCCGCCCCCGCGACGCCCGGGAGGTCCCGGCGTGA
- a CDS encoding SRPBCC family protein: protein MIRVEQDVDAPVDVVQSVLDDGWSYVSWVVGASRIRAVDAAWPAPGSRLHHSAGAWPLVLDDTTTVVRRDPGRELVLQARGWPAGEARIRLLLSPLSGDRTRVVLEEDATSGPGRLVPAPLRHLVLHPRNRESLQRLALLCAGRAGRPARGEED from the coding sequence GTGATCAGGGTCGAGCAGGACGTCGACGCACCCGTCGACGTGGTCCAGTCCGTCCTCGACGACGGGTGGAGCTACGTCTCCTGGGTCGTCGGGGCCTCGCGCATCCGGGCGGTCGACGCGGCCTGGCCCGCACCCGGCAGTCGCCTGCACCACTCGGCCGGCGCGTGGCCGCTGGTGCTCGACGACACCACGACGGTCGTGCGGCGCGACCCCGGCCGCGAGCTCGTGCTGCAGGCGCGCGGCTGGCCCGCGGGCGAGGCGCGCATCCGGCTGCTGCTGTCGCCGCTCTCCGGTGACCGCACCCGCGTGGTGCTCGAGGAGGATGCGACGAGCGGGCCCGGGCGCCTCGTCCCCGCCCCGCTGCGCCACCTGGTCCTGCACCCGCGCAACCGCGAGTCGCTCCAGCGCCTGGCCCTGCTCTGCGCCGGCCGGGCGGGCCGCCCGGCGCGGGGCGAGGAGGACTGA
- a CDS encoding D-glycero-alpha-D-manno-heptose-1,7-bisphosphate 7-phosphatase, whose translation MPLADARAGRPAAVLFDRDGTLVHDVPYNGDPALVRPVEGARAALDRLRAAGVRTGVVTNQSGIARGLLTRAQVDAVNARVEELLGPFGTWQVCPHGEADACACRKPAPGMVLAAAAALGVDPAECAVVGDIGRDVDAAAAAGARGVLVPTPVTLPDEVGRAPEVVGTLTAAVDLLLDGAAAGAVRA comes from the coding sequence GTGCCCTTGGCCGACGCGCGCGCGGGCCGTCCCGCCGCGGTCCTCTTCGACCGCGACGGGACCCTCGTGCACGACGTGCCCTACAACGGGGACCCGGCGCTGGTCCGCCCCGTCGAGGGGGCGCGCGCGGCGCTCGACCGGCTGCGCGCCGCGGGCGTGCGCACCGGCGTGGTGACCAACCAGTCCGGGATCGCCAGGGGCCTGCTCACCCGCGCCCAGGTCGACGCGGTCAACGCCCGCGTCGAGGAGCTCCTCGGCCCCTTCGGCACGTGGCAGGTGTGCCCCCACGGGGAGGCCGACGCCTGCGCGTGCCGCAAGCCGGCGCCCGGCATGGTCCTCGCCGCCGCGGCGGCCCTCGGGGTCGACCCCGCGGAGTGCGCCGTGGTCGGCGACATCGGCCGCGACGTCGACGCCGCGGCGGCGGCCGGCGCCCGCGGGGTGCTCGTGCCGACCCCCGTGACGCTGCCCGACGAGGTCGGGCGCGCGCCCGAGGTCGTCGGCACGCTCACGGCGGCGGTGGACCTGCTGCTCGACGGGGCCGCTGCGGGCGCGGTGCGCGCGTGA
- a CDS encoding phytoene desaturase family protein produces MPVAGTVDAVVVGAGPNGLVAANALADAGWEVLLLEANDVAGGAVRTAEVTAPGVRNDLFSAFYPLAAASPVIRDLDLHEHGLSWSHAPHVLAHALDDGRAAVLDRDPAVTAASLEGFAPGDGDAWLAMLGHFRHLRDPLLDALFTPIPPVRALTRLLGRLGPAGTLELARLAVLPVRRLGTETFRGEGGRLLLTGNAMHSDVPPDAAGSGVFGWLLAMLGQDVGFPVPRGGAQSLADALVARLRARGGELVTGARVTSVQVEQGRAAGVTTADGRRVRVRRGVVADVPAPVLYRDLVGLEHLPPRLRRDLDRFQWDHPTLKVDWAVRDGVPWTAEGARGAGTVHLGVDEDGFVDFAADLSTGRTPRRPFLLFGQMTTSDPTRSPAGTESAWAYTHVPHGWSRDEVAAHVERVEETVERVAPGFRDRVMARHVAGPADLEAADSNLVGGAVNQGTSSVHQQLFFRPTPGTGRPGTPLPGLYLGSASAHPGGGVHGAPGWNAARALLASYGPAGSLVRGLRHTAWSRLLDREP; encoded by the coding sequence ATGCCGGTGGCGGGGACGGTCGACGCGGTCGTCGTGGGCGCGGGCCCGAACGGGCTCGTCGCGGCCAACGCGCTCGCGGACGCGGGGTGGGAGGTGCTCCTGCTCGAGGCGAACGACGTGGCCGGCGGGGCCGTCCGCACGGCCGAGGTGACCGCGCCCGGCGTCCGGAACGACCTCTTCAGCGCCTTCTACCCCCTCGCGGCGGCGTCGCCGGTGATCCGCGACCTCGACCTGCACGAGCACGGCCTGTCCTGGTCGCACGCGCCCCACGTCCTGGCGCACGCGCTCGACGACGGGCGCGCCGCGGTCCTGGACCGCGACCCGGCCGTGACCGCGGCCTCGCTGGAGGGGTTCGCCCCCGGCGACGGCGACGCGTGGCTCGCGATGCTGGGGCACTTCCGCCACCTGCGCGACCCGCTGCTCGACGCCCTCTTCACGCCCATCCCGCCCGTGCGCGCCCTGACCCGGCTGCTGGGCCGGCTCGGCCCGGCGGGGACGCTCGAGCTGGCCCGGCTCGCGGTGCTGCCGGTGCGCCGGCTCGGGACCGAGACCTTCCGCGGCGAGGGCGGGCGCCTCCTGCTGACCGGCAACGCCATGCACAGCGACGTGCCGCCGGACGCCGCCGGCAGCGGGGTCTTCGGCTGGCTCCTCGCGATGCTGGGCCAGGACGTCGGCTTCCCGGTGCCGCGCGGTGGGGCGCAGTCGCTGGCGGACGCCCTCGTCGCGCGGCTGCGCGCCCGCGGCGGGGAGCTAGTGACCGGCGCCCGCGTGACCTCGGTGCAGGTCGAGCAGGGGCGCGCCGCGGGGGTCACGACGGCCGACGGGCGCCGGGTCCGGGTGCGCCGCGGCGTCGTCGCCGACGTGCCCGCCCCGGTGCTCTACCGCGACCTCGTCGGGCTGGAGCACCTGCCGCCGCGCCTGCGCCGCGACCTCGACCGCTTCCAGTGGGACCACCCGACGCTCAAGGTCGACTGGGCGGTGCGCGACGGCGTGCCGTGGACGGCCGAGGGCGCCCGCGGCGCCGGCACCGTGCACCTGGGCGTGGACGAGGACGGCTTCGTCGACTTCGCCGCCGACCTCAGTACGGGCCGCACCCCCCGGCGCCCGTTCCTGCTCTTCGGGCAGATGACCACGAGCGACCCCACCCGGTCCCCGGCCGGGACCGAGTCCGCCTGGGCCTACACCCACGTGCCGCACGGCTGGTCGCGCGACGAGGTCGCCGCCCACGTCGAGCGCGTGGAGGAGACGGTGGAGCGCGTGGCGCCCGGGTTCCGCGACCGCGTCATGGCCCGGCACGTGGCCGGGCCGGCGGACCTCGAGGCGGCGGACAGCAACCTCGTCGGCGGCGCGGTGAACCAGGGCACCTCCTCGGTGCACCAGCAGCTGTTCTTCCGCCCGACGCCGGGCACCGGGCGCCCGGGCACCCCGCTGCCCGGGCTCTACCTCGGCAGCGCCTCCGCCCACCCCGGCGGCGGGGTGCACGGGGCGCCGGGGTGGAACGCCGCCCGGGCGCTGCTCGCGTCGTACGGCCCCGCGGGCTCGCTCGTGCGCGGCCTGCGGCACACGGCCTGGAGCCGGCTGCTCGACCGGGAGCCCTGA
- a CDS encoding glycosyltransferase has product MRILVWHVHGSWTTAFVQGRHEYLLPRLPERGPDGMGRATTWDWPAAAREVHPDALREEGVDLVVLQRPHELELAERLLGRTLGARGDVPAVYLEHNTPKGEVPSTRHPVADRSDVPLVHVTHFNELFWDAGSAPTTVIEHGILDPGHRYTGELARVGVVVNEPVRRGRVTGTDLVPRIAAAAPVDVYGMKVAALPGHLGLGPDRLAVHEDLPQAAMHAELARRRVYAHPLRWTSLGLSLLEAMALGMPVVALATTEAVEAVPQAAGVVTTRVDAFVDAVRRFVHDPEWAVAVGKEARSAALGRYGLERFLGDWDRLIEEVVR; this is encoded by the coding sequence GTGAGGATCCTCGTCTGGCACGTCCACGGCTCGTGGACCACCGCCTTCGTCCAGGGCCGGCACGAGTACCTCCTCCCGCGCCTGCCCGAGCGCGGGCCGGACGGCATGGGCCGCGCGACCACCTGGGACTGGCCGGCCGCCGCGCGCGAGGTCCACCCGGACGCCCTGCGCGAGGAGGGGGTCGACCTCGTCGTCCTGCAGCGCCCGCACGAGCTCGAGCTCGCCGAACGGCTCCTCGGGCGCACGCTCGGGGCCCGCGGCGACGTGCCCGCGGTCTACCTCGAGCACAACACCCCCAAGGGCGAGGTGCCCTCCACCCGGCACCCGGTGGCGGACCGCTCGGACGTGCCGCTCGTGCACGTGACGCACTTCAACGAGCTGTTCTGGGACGCCGGCTCGGCGCCGACCACGGTCATCGAGCACGGCATCCTCGACCCCGGGCACCGCTACACCGGCGAGCTCGCGCGGGTCGGGGTCGTCGTCAACGAGCCGGTGCGCCGGGGCCGGGTCACCGGCACGGACCTCGTGCCGCGCATCGCGGCGGCCGCCCCCGTGGACGTCTACGGCATGAAGGTCGCGGCGCTGCCCGGGCACCTCGGGCTGGGCCCGGACCGCCTGGCCGTGCACGAGGACCTGCCGCAGGCGGCGATGCACGCCGAGCTGGCGCGGCGGCGGGTCTACGCCCACCCGCTGCGCTGGACGTCGCTGGGCCTGTCGCTGCTCGAGGCGATGGCGCTCGGCATGCCGGTCGTCGCGCTCGCGACGACCGAGGCGGTGGAGGCGGTGCCGCAGGCCGCGGGCGTGGTCACCACGCGGGTGGACGCCTTCGTGGACGCGGTGCGCCGCTTCGTGCACGACCCCGAGTGGGCCGTGGCCGTCGGCAAGGAGGCCCGGTCCGCGGCCCTGGGCCGCTACGGGCTCGAGCGGTTCCTGGGCGACTGGGACCGGCTGATCGAGGAGGTGGTCCGATGA
- a CDS encoding D-sedoheptulose-7-phosphate isomerase — MSGCLPTAGSSAGHLRHLRESLDAFAPHADALDRWGRELAAALRGGARLLAAGNGGSAAEAQHLTAELVGRYVEDREPLSALSLHAETSSLTAILNDYGPDEVYARQVRAHGRPGDVLVLLSTSGRSRNVVAAAEAGRRAGLRVWALTGPGPNDLSRAADEAVCVDAPSTATVQELHLVAVHMLAGAVDVALGVARRPAQVLDLSGLAAAAREVPA; from the coding sequence GTGAGCGGCTGCCTGCCCACCGCCGGCTCCTCGGCCGGGCACCTGCGCCACCTGCGCGAGAGCCTGGACGCCTTCGCCCCGCACGCCGACGCCCTCGACCGCTGGGGCCGCGAGCTGGCCGCCGCGCTGCGCGGCGGCGCGCGGCTGCTCGCGGCCGGCAACGGCGGCAGCGCGGCGGAGGCGCAGCACCTCACGGCGGAGCTCGTGGGCCGCTACGTGGAGGACCGCGAGCCGCTCTCGGCCCTGAGCCTGCACGCGGAGACGTCGAGCCTCACGGCGATCCTCAACGACTACGGCCCGGACGAGGTCTACGCGCGGCAGGTGCGCGCCCACGGGCGCCCCGGCGACGTCCTCGTCCTCCTGTCGACGTCGGGGCGCAGCCGCAACGTCGTGGCGGCCGCCGAGGCGGGCCGGCGCGCGGGGCTGCGGGTCTGGGCGCTCACCGGCCCCGGCCCCAACGACCTGTCCCGGGCGGCCGACGAGGCGGTGTGCGTGGACGCCCCCTCCACCGCGACCGTGCAGGAGCTGCACCTCGTGGCGGTGCACATGCTCGCCGGCGCCGTCGACGTCGCCCTCGGGGTGGCGCGGCGGCCCGCGCAGGTGCTCGACCTCAGCGGCCTCGCCGCGGCGG